A window of the Thermoleophilia bacterium SCSIO 60948 genome harbors these coding sequences:
- a CDS encoding methylated-DNA--[protein]-cysteine S-methyltransferase — MTIATRHWMAYESPLGPLLAIAGPGGLSELNFPGRSRVPKDGEQRDLPAVREQLDGYFDGELEVFDLELDPRGPALDREVWRRLLEIPYGETWSYGELAERVDPELFGPGVEPWQRPRLVGACNGRNPVSIVVPCHRVIGADGSLIGYGGGLHRKQALLDLERGIAGGEDPPAGWEQRQTTLL, encoded by the coding sequence ATGACGATCGCAACCAGACATTGGATGGCGTACGAGAGTCCGCTCGGGCCGCTGCTCGCGATCGCGGGACCGGGCGGTCTCAGCGAGCTCAACTTCCCGGGTCGTAGCCGGGTTCCGAAGGACGGTGAGCAGCGCGACCTGCCGGCGGTCCGCGAACAGCTCGACGGCTACTTCGACGGCGAGCTCGAGGTGTTCGACCTCGAGCTCGACCCGCGGGGACCGGCGCTCGATCGCGAGGTCTGGCGCCGGCTGCTCGAGATTCCCTACGGCGAGACCTGGAGCTACGGCGAGCTCGCCGAGCGTGTCGATCCCGAGCTGTTCGGGCCGGGTGTCGAGCCGTGGCAGCGTCCCCGCCTGGTCGGCGCCTGCAATGGCCGCAACCCGGTTTCGATCGTCGTCCCGTGTCATCGCGTGATCGGCGCCGACGGTTCGCTGATCGGCTACGGCGGCGGCCTGCACCGCAAGCAGGCCCTGCTCGACCTCGAGCGCGGGATCGCCGGCGGGGAGGACCCGCCGGCCGGCTGGGAGCAACGCCAGACGACGCTCCTCTGA
- a CDS encoding crotonase/enoyl-CoA hydratase family protein, which yields MDVHGRGEQSGHVTPEFETLRLEVADRVARITLDRPERGNGLTPTLLAELAAAVEHADLDPTVHVILLAGAGKGFCGGYDLVASAEGLLEGEFGAPDAPPGSPVDPAVQAANHDPDATWDPMVDYAAMSRNVRAFMTLHRATKPVVCKVHGFCVAGGTDLALCSDLLVIAADAKIGYPPARVWGSPTTALWAQRIGAQRAKRLLFTGDSLSGAEALEWGLAIEAPAPELLDERTDALVERIARMPLNQLQMMKLLVNGSVDGQSLDSAQVLGTILDGITRHTAEGHAFQRRAAEVGFKQAVRERDEPFGDAGSSTFKG from the coding sequence ATGGACGTTCACGGTCGCGGAGAGCAGTCCGGGCACGTGACCCCCGAGTTCGAGACGCTTCGGCTCGAGGTCGCCGACCGCGTCGCGCGGATCACCCTCGACCGTCCGGAGCGCGGCAACGGGCTGACACCCACCCTGCTGGCCGAGCTCGCGGCGGCGGTCGAGCACGCCGACCTCGACCCCACGGTTCACGTGATCCTGCTCGCCGGCGCCGGCAAGGGGTTCTGCGGCGGTTACGACCTCGTCGCGAGCGCCGAGGGACTGCTCGAGGGCGAGTTCGGCGCACCGGACGCACCGCCCGGATCTCCCGTCGATCCCGCGGTCCAGGCCGCCAACCACGACCCCGACGCGACCTGGGATCCGATGGTCGACTACGCCGCGATGAGCCGCAACGTCCGCGCGTTCATGACCCTCCACCGCGCGACGAAGCCTGTCGTCTGCAAGGTCCACGGATTCTGCGTCGCCGGCGGTACCGATCTCGCGCTGTGCTCGGACCTGCTCGTGATCGCCGCCGACGCGAAGATCGGCTACCCGCCGGCCCGCGTCTGGGGCTCGCCGACCACGGCGCTTTGGGCGCAGCGCATCGGAGCCCAGCGGGCGAAGCGCTTGCTGTTCACCGGCGACTCGCTTTCGGGCGCCGAAGCGCTCGAGTGGGGGCTCGCGATCGAGGCGCCGGCGCCGGAGCTGCTCGACGAGCGGACGGACGCTCTCGTCGAGCGGATCGCGCGGATGCCGCTCAACCAGCTCCAGATGATGAAGCTGCTCGTCAACGGCTCGGTCGATGGACAGAGCCTCGACTCGGCGCAGGTCCTCGGCACGATCCTCGACGGGATCACCCGCCACACCGCCGAGGGCCATGCGTTCCAGCGCCGCGCCGCCGAGGTCGGCTTCAAGCAGGCCGTGCGCGAGCGCGACGAGCCGTTCGGCGACGCCGGCTCCTCGACGTTCAAGGGCTGA
- a CDS encoding ABC transporter permease, giving the protein MFGFAVKRLLLMVPVLLFLTAVIFVLNELSPVDQARAVLGNAASDEQVEEKREELGLNDPLPTQYVNYVSGIVQGDLGTSARLQQPVSEGLREAFPNTLELAAVATILTVIFGTLLGLASAGRWRGANVLRAVMVSGASAPTFLLGIAGILIFFSALDWLPASGTSSFDNAPEGPTGFLLIDAAIAGQPAVWWDALEHIIMPAIAIALIPAVAVGRTLRSGLITAMNSDYVRTARSKGLTERKIIVHHGLRNAVGPALAMLGLQSGLMLSGVVVVELVFAWPGIGLYAAQAIPVADFPVIAGVALVIGATYVIINAVVDVLQAVADPRIRL; this is encoded by the coding sequence ATGTTCGGTTTCGCGGTCAAGCGCCTGCTCTTGATGGTCCCGGTTCTGCTGTTCTTGACCGCGGTCATCTTCGTCCTCAACGAGCTCTCCCCCGTCGATCAGGCACGGGCTGTGCTCGGCAACGCCGCCTCGGACGAACAGGTCGAGGAAAAGCGCGAGGAGCTCGGGCTGAACGACCCGCTGCCGACCCAGTACGTCAACTACGTCTCGGGCATCGTCCAGGGCGACCTCGGTACCTCCGCTCGGCTCCAGCAGCCGGTCTCGGAGGGTCTGCGCGAAGCGTTTCCGAATACCCTCGAGCTCGCAGCCGTCGCGACGATCCTCACCGTCATCTTCGGGACGCTCCTCGGGCTCGCGTCGGCCGGAAGGTGGCGAGGGGCAAACGTCCTGCGCGCGGTGATGGTCAGCGGCGCGTCGGCTCCGACCTTCCTGCTCGGGATCGCCGGGATCCTGATCTTCTTCTCCGCGCTCGACTGGTTACCGGCGAGCGGCACGAGCAGCTTCGACAACGCGCCCGAGGGACCGACCGGGTTCCTGTTGATCGACGCCGCGATCGCCGGTCAGCCCGCGGTCTGGTGGGACGCGCTCGAGCACATCATCATGCCGGCGATCGCGATCGCATTGATCCCGGCGGTCGCGGTTGGGCGCACGCTGCGAAGCGGTCTGATCACGGCGATGAACTCCGACTACGTGCGTACGGCCAGATCGAAGGGGCTGACCGAGCGCAAGATCATCGTCCATCACGGGCTGCGGAACGCCGTCGGTCCGGCGCTGGCGATGCTCGGCCTGCAGAGTGGGCTGATGCTGTCGGGGGTCGTAGTCGTCGAGCTCGTCTTCGCGTGGCCGGGTATCGGGCTCTACGCGGCCCAGGCGATCCCGGTCGCCGATTTCCCGGTCATCGCCGGCGTCGCGCTCGTCATCGGCGCGACCTACGTGATCATCAACGCCGTGGTCGACGTCCTCCAGGCGGTGGCTGACCCACGGATCCGGCTCTAG
- a CDS encoding ABC transporter ATP-binding protein, with protein sequence MDLAVERGEILALVGESGSGKSSAALTLLGLLTEREGPAHAEGEAEVLGVDMLGPPSEERRELRRRHLGAVFQDPTASLNPTMTIGRQLAEATGSDERSIGLLDAVGVPDPAERIRSYPHELSGGQRQRVMIAMAIAGDPELVVADEPTTALDVTIQAQILQLILKLRDELGCAFLVVTHDLGVAAQIADRVAVCYAGRIVETGPITTVLNAPAHPYTAALMGSRITLRSSRIETLATLPGEPPDMRTPPPGCPFAPRCAFHVAECDAAVPPLETTELEDQQVACIRAHEIRPELAGMDAADRAASPVVETEEAGAGVAAPSTELKAPATSSGVAVALSGIEKSFKVRGAGRKARIRALRGVDLELGERECIALVGESGCGKSTLLRTVAGLNKPDAGSVELGAGGRPQMVFQDAAASLTPWMTVGEQIAERLRDDGRHRREIRAATIEALGRVGLVPEIADYKPRQLSGGQQQRVAIARAIVVPPPVLLCDEPTSSLDVSLAATVLNLVGQLRQELGLSVMFVTHDLAVARFVADRIAVMHLGQIVEIGPAEQIASDPRHPYTQALLAAVPDLGSVAPRAKGELPSPLNPPTGCPYHPRCTAALPVCSLEPQELVAVNGDPSRRAACIHVGERPATEEGGDVDRA encoded by the coding sequence ATGGATCTCGCCGTCGAGCGCGGCGAGATCCTCGCGCTGGTCGGCGAGTCCGGCTCGGGCAAGTCCTCGGCGGCGCTGACCCTGCTCGGCCTGCTGACCGAACGCGAGGGGCCCGCGCACGCCGAAGGCGAGGCCGAGGTTCTCGGGGTGGACATGCTCGGCCCGCCGAGCGAAGAGCGCCGCGAGCTTCGCCGCCGCCATCTGGGAGCGGTCTTCCAGGACCCCACCGCCTCGCTCAACCCGACGATGACGATCGGCCGCCAGCTCGCCGAGGCGACGGGTTCGGACGAACGCTCGATCGGTCTGCTCGACGCGGTCGGCGTGCCCGACCCGGCCGAGCGGATCCGCTCCTACCCGCACGAGCTCTCGGGCGGTCAGCGCCAGCGGGTGATGATCGCGATGGCGATCGCGGGCGACCCGGAGCTCGTCGTCGCCGACGAGCCGACCACCGCGCTCGACGTCACGATCCAGGCGCAGATCCTGCAGCTGATCCTGAAGCTGCGAGACGAGCTGGGCTGCGCGTTCCTCGTGGTCACGCACGACCTCGGAGTCGCGGCCCAGATCGCCGACCGCGTGGCCGTCTGCTACGCCGGGCGGATCGTCGAGACCGGGCCGATCACGACCGTCCTCAACGCGCCGGCACACCCCTACACGGCGGCTCTGATGGGTTCGCGGATCACGCTGCGCTCGAGCCGGATCGAAACCCTGGCGACACTGCCGGGCGAACCCCCGGACATGCGCACGCCGCCGCCCGGTTGCCCGTTCGCGCCGCGCTGCGCCTTCCACGTCGCCGAGTGCGACGCCGCGGTGCCGCCGCTCGAGACGACAGAGCTCGAAGACCAGCAGGTCGCCTGCATCCGCGCCCACGAGATCCGTCCCGAGCTCGCCGGCATGGACGCCGCCGATCGCGCCGCATCGCCCGTCGTCGAGACAGAAGAAGCCGGCGCAGGAGTCGCGGCACCTAGCACCGAGCTCAAGGCTCCCGCGACGAGCTCGGGCGTCGCCGTGGCGCTGAGCGGCATCGAGAAGTCGTTCAAGGTGCGCGGCGCCGGGCGCAAGGCGCGGATCCGGGCGCTGCGCGGCGTCGACCTCGAGCTCGGCGAGCGCGAGTGCATCGCGCTCGTCGGCGAGAGCGGCTGCGGCAAGTCGACGTTGCTGCGGACCGTCGCGGGACTCAACAAGCCCGACGCCGGAAGTGTCGAGCTGGGCGCGGGCGGGCGGCCGCAGATGGTCTTCCAGGACGCCGCGGCATCGCTGACGCCGTGGATGACGGTCGGTGAGCAGATCGCCGAGCGACTGCGTGACGACGGGCGGCATCGACGCGAGATCCGGGCCGCCACGATCGAGGCGCTCGGGCGGGTCGGCCTCGTTCCCGAGATCGCCGACTACAAGCCGCGACAGCTCTCCGGGGGGCAGCAGCAGCGCGTGGCGATCGCGCGCGCGATCGTCGTCCCTCCCCCGGTCCTGCTCTGCGACGAGCCGACGAGCTCGCTCGACGTGTCGCTCGCGGCGACCGTGCTGAACCTCGTCGGCCAGCTCCGCCAGGAGCTCGGCCTCTCGGTCATGTTCGTGACCCACGACCTCGCCGTCGCGCGCTTCGTCGCCGACCGGATCGCGGTCATGCACCTGGGGCAGATCGTCGAGATCGGCCCGGCCGAGCAGATCGCCTCCGACCCGCGCCACCCCTACACGCAGGCACTGCTCGCCGCGGTCCCCGACCTCGGCAGCGTCGCGCCGCGCGCCAAGGGTGAGCTGCCGAGCCCGCTCAATCCGCCCACGGGCTGTCCCTATCACCCCCGGTGCACCGCGGCGCTCCCCGTCTGCTCGCTCGAGCCGCAGGAGCTCGTCGCCGTGAACGGAGATCCCTCGCGCCGAGCGGCCTGCATCCACGTCGGCGAGCGACCCGCGACCGAGGAGGGCGGCGATGTCGACCGCGCGTGA
- a CDS encoding ABC transporter permease — translation MSTAREVALETGLNVERQPPELRRRFFRLPYPERIAIGAFIAILLISILGPLLATNNPTEPVGAPFTQPGDGFIFGTDELGNDIFTRILYGLRQSLLGAFAVTLSGVLIGTAVGLIAGATRGWVDTVLMRITDAFLALPAPVLALAVAAALGRSYINTLIAVAAVFWALYARIVRAEVRAFASRPYIEAARLSGVPARRLWIKHLLPGAVPVILVAASLDIGGLILLISGLSFLGLGAPQPAPELGAMVAQGLPFILSSSWVALIPALAIFAIALVCNLAGDAVRDMLEE, via the coding sequence ATGTCGACCGCGCGTGAGGTCGCGCTCGAGACGGGCCTGAACGTCGAGCGCCAACCGCCCGAGCTGCGCCGCCGCTTCTTTCGCCTGCCCTACCCCGAGCGGATCGCGATCGGAGCGTTCATCGCAATCCTGCTGATCTCGATCCTCGGCCCGCTGCTCGCGACGAACAACCCGACCGAGCCGGTCGGCGCTCCCTTCACCCAGCCGGGCGACGGGTTCATCTTCGGCACCGACGAGCTCGGCAACGACATCTTCACCCGCATCCTCTACGGCCTCCGGCAGAGCCTGCTGGGGGCGTTCGCGGTGACCCTCTCGGGGGTCTTGATTGGAACCGCTGTCGGCCTGATAGCCGGCGCAACCCGCGGTTGGGTGGACACCGTTCTGATGCGGATCACCGACGCGTTCCTCGCGCTGCCTGCACCGGTCCTCGCGCTCGCGGTCGCCGCCGCGCTCGGCCGCTCCTACATCAACACGCTGATCGCGGTCGCCGCGGTCTTCTGGGCGCTATACGCCCGGATCGTCCGTGCGGAGGTCAGGGCCTTCGCCAGTCGGCCCTACATCGAGGCGGCGCGACTCAGCGGCGTACCCGCGCGACGACTCTGGATCAAGCACCTCCTGCCGGGGGCGGTGCCCGTGATCTTGGTCGCCGCGAGTCTCGACATCGGCGGTCTCATCCTGCTGATCTCCGGGCTCTCATTCCTCGGACTCGGCGCACCGCAGCCCGCGCCGGAGCTCGGGGCGATGGTCGCCCAGGGACTCCCCTTCATCCTTTCCTCCTCGTGGGTGGCGCTGATCCCAGCACTCGCGATCTTCGCCATCGCCCTCGTCTGCAACCTCGCGGGCGACGCCGTCAGGGACATGCTGGAGGAGTAG
- a CDS encoding gluconolactonase: MTRRGAAEVLSAGHRFLEAPRWHRGSLYASDVFDRRVVRWTSAGDPESVWNVPGEPCGLAWDPGGRALVVSTTDRRLLRETGTGLEEFADLSSWAPWHLNDLVVDAAGRAYVSNLGWDDERVREISPTVLLRVDPDGTVAVVADGLVNPNGMVITPDGRTLLVAETFAARITAFSIASGGSLSHRRLWAQFDEREFRTMDEAFAGEALLPDGIALDAEGALWIGDPRGHGAVRVEEGGRVIGRVETGAFATFAVALGGPDGRTLFLCTAGRFESVADLRRRDGAMCFARVGVAAARVP; this comes from the coding sequence GTGACTCGCCGTGGCGCCGCCGAGGTCCTCTCGGCGGGTCATCGCTTCCTCGAGGCGCCACGCTGGCACCGCGGCAGCCTCTACGCGTCGGACGTCTTCGATCGCCGCGTCGTTCGCTGGACGTCCGCGGGTGACCCCGAGTCCGTCTGGAACGTGCCCGGCGAGCCCTGCGGACTCGCCTGGGACCCCGGCGGACGGGCGCTGGTCGTATCCACGACCGACAGGCGGCTGCTGCGCGAGACCGGGACCGGACTGGAGGAGTTCGCGGACCTGAGCTCATGGGCGCCGTGGCACCTCAACGATCTCGTCGTCGACGCCGCCGGACGCGCCTACGTGAGCAACCTCGGCTGGGACGACGAGCGCGTCCGTGAGATCTCGCCGACCGTCCTCTTGCGGGTCGACCCCGACGGGACGGTGGCCGTCGTCGCCGACGGGCTCGTCAACCCGAACGGAATGGTGATCACCCCTGACGGGCGCACGCTGCTCGTCGCGGAGACCTTCGCCGCGAGGATCACCGCGTTCTCGATCGCGTCCGGTGGCTCGCTGAGCCACCGACGTCTCTGGGCACAGTTCGACGAGCGCGAGTTCAGGACTATGGACGAGGCGTTCGCCGGTGAGGCGCTATTGCCCGATGGGATCGCTCTCGACGCCGAGGGTGCGTTGTGGATCGGCGATCCGCGTGGTCACGGCGCCGTCCGCGTCGAGGAGGGCGGGCGCGTGATCGGCCGAGTCGAGACGGGGGCGTTCGCGACGTTCGCAGTCGCCTTGGGCGGCCCCGACGGCCGGACCCTCTTCCTCTGCACGGCGGGCCGCTTCGAGTCGGTCGCGGACCTGCGACGTCGAGACGGTGCGATGTGCTTCGCCCGCGTCGGCGTCGCGGCCGCCCGGGTTCCCTGA
- a CDS encoding SDR family oxidoreductase: protein MQGSPATADLAGRVVVVIGGTSGIGRATAELAASKGAAVHLTGRSPERAEAVAGEIGRSATGAALDLRDADSIAAFFDTLERVDHITTPAAALSYAPFAEFDVEVAREIFDVKVFGVWRALQTALPLMVAGGSAVLVGGLAVDRPGKGTAAVSAANGAVVTLARALAVELAPVRVNAVSPGVTDTPGWDFMPEDERRDFLNDVAGSLPVGRVGASEDAAAAIVYLMSAGFVTGETLHVDGGGRLV from the coding sequence ATGCAGGGTTCCCCAGCGACAGCAGACCTGGCCGGCCGAGTGGTCGTGGTGATCGGCGGCACGTCCGGAATCGGCCGCGCGACGGCCGAGCTCGCCGCCTCGAAGGGCGCGGCGGTACATCTGACGGGGCGTTCACCCGAGCGTGCCGAGGCGGTCGCCGGCGAAATCGGGCGAAGCGCGACCGGAGCGGCTCTCGACCTCCGCGACGCGGACTCGATCGCGGCCTTCTTCGACACCCTCGAGCGAGTCGACCACATCACGACCCCGGCGGCGGCGCTCAGCTATGCGCCGTTCGCGGAGTTCGACGTCGAGGTCGCGCGTGAGATCTTCGACGTCAAGGTTTTCGGGGTCTGGCGTGCGCTCCAGACCGCGCTGCCGTTGATGGTGGCCGGTGGCTCGGCGGTTCTGGTCGGCGGCCTCGCCGTGGACAGGCCCGGGAAGGGCACCGCGGCGGTCAGCGCGGCCAACGGTGCGGTGGTGACGCTCGCCCGAGCGCTTGCCGTCGAGTTGGCTCCGGTCCGCGTCAACGCGGTGTCGCCGGGCGTCACGGACACGCCCGGCTGGGACTTCATGCCCGAGGATGAGCGTCGCGACTTTCTCAACGATGTCGCGGGGAGCCTGCCGGTCGGCCGCGTCGGAGCGTCCGAGGACGCTGCCGCGGCGATCGTCTATCTGATGAGCGCGGGGTTCGTGACCGGGGAGACCCTTCACGTCGACGGCGGAGGGCGGTTGGTCTGA
- a CDS encoding antibiotic biosynthesis monooxygenase, protein MSFVAINVLTVPPEMRETLEQRFAKRAGEVDGMDGFEDFQLLRPESGQDRYFVLTRWRDEASFKAWTESQEFNRGHAQHSSSGPAASGSEVWTFTVAESSPGT, encoded by the coding sequence ATGTCCTTCGTCGCGATCAACGTCCTCACCGTGCCGCCCGAGATGCGCGAGACACTCGAGCAGCGGTTCGCAAAGCGCGCCGGCGAGGTCGACGGGATGGACGGCTTCGAGGACTTCCAGCTGCTGCGCCCCGAGTCCGGACAGGACCGCTACTTCGTGCTGACGCGCTGGCGCGACGAAGCGTCGTTCAAAGCCTGGACCGAGTCGCAGGAGTTCAATCGCGGCCACGCCCAGCACTCGTCCAGCGGGCCGGCGGCGAGCGGCTCCGAGGTATGGACGTTCACGGTCGCGGAGAGCAGTCCGGGCACGTGA
- a CDS encoding CocE/NonD family hydrolase codes for MAVVVEEGRGNTSVRAFGAMVVAVLTVLTIPALASAAPIDARGSAKQVYATGVEPASKFKLVDRRGRTVGVERSSAQGGVLFRDVRPGSGYRVTAPGARSKAVRVFSERPAPPSRKVYDQEIPSSGYGYMRMRDGTKLSYYVHPPSDITNATGLPAPPSTDQPTPTLIEYSGYGYADPDGPESGISIVGNLMGFTVVDVNMRGTGCSGGAYDFFEPMQSLDGYDVIETVARQPWVKGNEVGMMGISYGGISQLFTAALNPPSLAAITPLSVIDQTQTTLYPGGILNTGFALQWAKDRVDDAKPASAEQGQPWAYERIQNGDATCEANQALHGEAVNLLRKIERNDTYRPKVADPLSPKTFVDKIKVPVFMACQWTDEQTGGHCPTLASNMTGTDKKWFTFTNGTHPDSLDPETANRWFDFLQLYVAKQAPAPNSVLFRAGAPLIYQEAMGIPGITLPPDPIQAQPTYEAALAAFEELDPVRILFDNGAGGANPGEPYPGYERSFSKFPLPGTEARSWTFGSGGELRTRGVGEGPKRAAFRWDAGSTPLTNFTGDTGAGGLWNATPDYDWKPHPERNSLSYTTTELKRDTTVVGAGAVQAWVRSSRPDVDLQATISEIRPDGKETFVQGGWARASARKLDRRKSTPLEPVLSLRERDLRPMPRGRFVKVTIPLYYQGHAYREGSRIRVVISAPNGDQPIWAFERTTPESGRAKVEIRSTKRKPSRLKLPVIRGLEAPTELPPCPGLRGQPCRAVGSR; via the coding sequence TTGGCCGTCGTGGTCGAGGAGGGTCGCGGCAATACGAGCGTGCGCGCGTTCGGCGCGATGGTGGTCGCCGTGTTGACGGTTCTGACCATTCCGGCCCTCGCGTCGGCCGCACCGATCGACGCGCGCGGCAGCGCCAAGCAGGTCTACGCGACCGGGGTCGAGCCGGCCTCGAAGTTCAAGCTCGTCGACCGCCGCGGACGCACCGTCGGTGTCGAGCGCTCGAGCGCGCAGGGTGGGGTGCTGTTTCGAGACGTCAGGCCCGGCTCGGGTTATCGAGTCACGGCGCCGGGCGCGCGATCGAAGGCCGTCCGCGTGTTCAGCGAGCGGCCCGCGCCGCCGAGCCGGAAGGTCTACGACCAGGAGATCCCGTCGAGTGGCTACGGCTACATGCGGATGCGCGACGGGACGAAGCTCTCCTACTACGTCCACCCACCGAGCGACATCACGAACGCCACCGGGCTGCCCGCGCCGCCGTCGACCGATCAGCCGACGCCGACGCTGATCGAGTACTCGGGCTACGGCTACGCCGACCCCGACGGACCCGAGAGCGGGATCTCGATCGTCGGCAACCTGATGGGGTTCACGGTCGTCGACGTCAACATGCGCGGCACCGGCTGCTCGGGCGGCGCCTACGACTTCTTCGAGCCGATGCAGAGTCTCGACGGCTACGACGTGATCGAGACCGTCGCCCGCCAGCCCTGGGTCAAGGGCAACGAGGTCGGGATGATGGGGATCTCCTACGGCGGGATCTCGCAGCTGTTCACGGCGGCGCTCAACCCGCCGAGCCTGGCCGCGATCACGCCGCTCTCGGTCATCGACCAGACGCAGACGACGCTGTATCCGGGCGGCATCCTCAACACGGGGTTCGCGCTCCAGTGGGCCAAGGACCGGGTCGACGACGCGAAGCCCGCCTCGGCCGAGCAGGGCCAGCCGTGGGCATACGAGCGGATCCAGAACGGGGACGCGACATGCGAGGCGAACCAGGCCCTCCACGGCGAGGCGGTCAACCTGCTGCGAAAGATCGAGCGCAACGACACCTACCGGCCGAAGGTCGCCGATCCATTGTCGCCGAAGACGTTCGTCGACAAGATCAAGGTGCCGGTGTTCATGGCCTGCCAGTGGACCGACGAGCAGACCGGCGGCCATTGTCCGACGCTGGCGTCGAACATGACGGGCACCGACAAGAAGTGGTTCACGTTCACCAACGGGACCCACCCCGATTCGCTCGACCCTGAGACCGCGAACCGATGGTTCGACTTCCTCCAGCTCTACGTCGCGAAGCAGGCTCCGGCGCCGAACTCGGTCCTGTTCCGCGCCGGCGCGCCGCTGATCTATCAGGAGGCGATGGGCATCCCGGGGATCACGCTGCCGCCGGATCCGATCCAGGCCCAACCGACCTACGAGGCGGCGCTCGCGGCGTTCGAGGAGCTCGACCCGGTCCGGATCCTGTTCGACAACGGCGCCGGTGGGGCCAATCCCGGCGAGCCCTATCCGGGCTACGAGCGCTCGTTCTCGAAGTTCCCGTTGCCGGGGACCGAGGCGCGGTCGTGGACGTTCGGCTCCGGCGGCGAGCTTCGAACCCGCGGCGTCGGCGAGGGCCCGAAGCGGGCGGCGTTCAGGTGGGACGCGGGCTCGACCCCGCTGACGAACTTCACCGGCGACACTGGCGCCGGCGGTCTGTGGAACGCGACGCCGGACTACGACTGGAAGCCGCATCCCGAGCGGAATTCGCTCAGCTATACGACGACCGAGCTCAAGCGCGACACGACCGTCGTCGGGGCCGGCGCGGTGCAGGCATGGGTTCGCTCCTCCCGGCCCGACGTCGACCTCCAGGCGACGATCAGCGAGATCAGGCCAGACGGCAAGGAGACCTTCGTGCAGGGTGGCTGGGCCCGCGCGAGCGCGCGCAAGCTCGACCGCCGCAAGTCGACGCCGCTCGAGCCGGTCCTCAGTCTGCGCGAGCGTGACCTTCGACCGATGCCGCGCGGGCGCTTCGTCAAGGTCACGATCCCGCTCTACTACCAGGGCCACGCCTACCGCGAGGGCTCCAGGATCCGTGTCGTGATCAGCGCACCCAACGGCGACCAACCGATCTGGGCGTTCGAGCGGACGACCCCCGAGAGCGGGAGGGCCAAGGTCGAGATCCGCTCCACGAAGCGCAAGCCGTCGCGACTGAAGCTCCCCGTGATCAGGGGGCTCGAGGCCCCGACCGAGCTGCCGCCGTGCCCAGGCCTGCGCGGTCAGCCCTGCCGCGCCGTCGGCAGCCGCTAG